One genomic segment of Ignavibacteriota bacterium includes these proteins:
- a CDS encoding ABC transporter ATP-binding protein: MNNSSLSFQNITKTFGRRLIFKEINYDFVSGKIYGFSGRNGSGKSTLVKIAAGLISPTNGKVIHKDSVKEIIPEKLHNHIGFVSPYLVLYDEFNAEENLYHFAKIRGIKFDKERADYLLNEFELLPRKKDLLKGYSSGMKQRMKFIFALLHSPKVLFFDEPTSNLDSSGKEKVYEIIEKESKNNLVIIASNEESDLELCNEILEIENFK, encoded by the coding sequence ATGAATAATAGTTCTCTTTCATTTCAGAATATTACAAAAACTTTTGGGCGAAGATTAATATTTAAAGAAATTAATTATGATTTTGTTAGCGGAAAAATTTATGGATTTTCCGGAAGAAACGGTTCGGGCAAATCCACATTGGTCAAAATTGCTGCCGGATTGATTTCGCCGACAAATGGGAAAGTTATTCACAAAGATTCTGTAAAAGAAATTATACCGGAAAAACTTCACAATCACATTGGCTTTGTTTCACCTTATTTAGTTTTATATGATGAATTTAATGCCGAAGAAAATCTTTATCATTTTGCAAAAATTCGCGGAATTAAATTTGATAAAGAAAGAGCAGATTATTTATTGAACGAATTTGAATTGCTTCCGCGAAAAAAAGATTTGTTAAAAGGATATTCAAGCGGAATGAAACAGAGAATGAAATTTATATTTGCACTTTTACATTCACCCAAAGTTTTATTTTTTGATGAACCGACTTCAAACTTGGATAGTTCCGGCAAAGAAAAAGTATATGAAATAATTGAAAAAGAAAGTAAAAATAATTTAGTAATTATCGCTTCAAATGAAGAAAGTGATTTAGAACTTTGTAATGAAATTTTGGAAATAGAGAATTTTAAGTAA
- a CDS encoding acyl-CoA thioesterase, producing MAKRKVVKDSIVTMTELVLPQHTNQLGNLLGGQLMHWIDICAALAASKHAEKVCVTASVDKIDFHHPIKLGYVVTLIASVNRAFNTSMEVGVKVITENYISRKNLHTNSAYLTFVGVDKNGKPAKAFEIIPETEDEKRRFDEALQRRKQRLTERKNNS from the coding sequence ATGGCAAAAAGGAAAGTTGTAAAAGATTCAATTGTAACTATGACTGAATTGGTTTTGCCTCAGCATACAAATCAGCTGGGAAATTTGTTGGGCGGACAATTAATGCATTGGATTGATATTTGTGCCGCATTGGCCGCAAGCAAACACGCAGAAAAAGTTTGTGTAACTGCATCTGTTGATAAAATAGATTTCCATCATCCAATAAAATTAGGTTATGTTGTAACTTTAATTGCTTCGGTAAATAGAGCATTTAATACATCGATGGAAGTTGGTGTAAAAGTAATTACAGAAAATTATATTTCAAGAAAAAATTTGCACACAAACTCTGCATATCTTACATTTGTTGGTGTAGATAAAAATGGCAAACCCGCTAAAGCATTTGAGATTATTCCGGAAACCGAAGATGAAAAGAGGAGATTTGACGAAGCTCTTCAAAGAAGAAAACAAAGACTTACCGAAAGGAAAAACAATAGTTAA
- the bamD gene encoding outer membrane protein assembly factor BamD, whose translation MKKFSILFLTAILIWNCSSSVDTTTLTAEQHLEYAKKLMLDEDYEEAVREFQSILLQYTGSSINDDAQYSLAFTYFKREQYLLSAYEFSKLIRDTPASDFVQDSQFMLAESYFQLSPSYQLEQSFSKKAIEEFQAFIEFFPTHPKVEEAEKKIAELYSKFAEKEYESALIYEKMEYFNAAIQYFENVKNTYFDSKFAPLAHYRLINLLVLKNRKDEALRNIAEYITKYPGDENIEELKELNTELENS comes from the coding sequence ATGAAAAAATTTTCAATTTTATTTCTTACTGCAATTTTAATTTGGAATTGTTCATCATCAGTTGATACAACAACTTTAACAGCCGAGCAGCATTTGGAATATGCAAAAAAGTTAATGCTTGATGAAGATTATGAAGAAGCAGTAAGAGAATTTCAATCAATTTTACTTCAATATACAGGAAGTTCAATAAATGATGATGCTCAATATTCTTTGGCTTTCACATACTTTAAAAGAGAACAATATTTATTATCAGCTTATGAGTTCAGCAAATTAATTAGAGATACACCGGCAAGCGATTTTGTTCAAGATTCACAATTTATGTTGGCTGAATCTTATTTTCAATTATCGCCAAGTTACCAGTTAGAACAAAGTTTTTCTAAAAAAGCAATTGAGGAATTTCAAGCATTTATAGAATTTTTCCCAACGCATCCCAAAGTTGAAGAAGCCGAAAAAAAGATTGCCGAATTATATTCAAAATTTGCTGAGAAGGAATATGAAAGCGCATTGATTTACGAGAAAATGGAATATTTCAATGCTGCAATTCAATATTTTGAAAATGTTAAGAACACTTATTTTGATTCGAAATTTGCGCCTTTGGCTCATTACAGACTAATAAATTTATTAGTCTTAAAAAATAGAAAAGATGAAGCTTTAAGAAATATTGCGGAATACATTACTAAATATCCCGGCGATGAAAATATTGAAGAACTAAAAGAACTTAATACCGAATTAGAGAATTCCTAA